The following coding sequences are from one Musa acuminata AAA Group cultivar baxijiao chromosome BXJ2-4, Cavendish_Baxijiao_AAA, whole genome shotgun sequence window:
- the LOC103981425 gene encoding uncharacterized protein LOC103981425 isoform X1 yields MDPPQGSPQSSPDAQGSRQRPMDASQGLRQPLMDIPQGSRQPRQQQYQPRRPDPPSGGDSIFNAVVTIFLFVLVVVLLVSSSTTGSSLSILHQVPEGHVGVYWRGGALLEATTDPGFHWKLPLITQFEPIQVTIQTDQVRDIPCGTKGGVMISFDKIEVVNRLRKSFVYQTLHEYGVYYDKTWIYDKIHHEINQFCSAHSLQQVYIDMFDQIDEKVKDSIQADCTRYAPGIEIISVRVTKPNIPVSIKRNFELMEEERTKALIAIEKQKVAEKEAETQKKIALSEAEKIAQVSQIQMEQKLMEKNSAKRQEEIENEMYIAREKSQADANFYRVMKEAEANRLKLTPEFLELKFIEAIANNSKIFFGEKVPNMVMDQRLLGNYLDGISKKGRGDV; encoded by the exons ATGGATCCGCCACAGGGGTCGCCGCAGTCGTCGCCGGACGCGCAAGGCTCGCGGCAGCGGCCGATGGATGCGTCGCAGGGTCTTCGGCAGCCGCTGATGGACATACCGCAAGGTTCGCGACAGCCGCGGCAGCAGCAGTATCAGCCGAGGAGGCCAGACCCTCCGTCCGGTGGCGATAGCATCTTCAACGCAGTGGTTACGATTTTCTTGTTCGTGTTGGTAGTG GTATTGTTGGTATCATCATCAACAACAGGCTCAAGTCTCTCCATCTTGCATCAAGTTCCTGAAGGTCACGTTGGGGTATATTGGAGGGGTGGTGCCCTTTTAGAGGCAACTACTGATCCAG GTTTTCATTGGAAGTTGCCATTGATTACCCAGTTTGAACCCATACAAGTGACTATTCAAACTGATCAG GTTAGAGACATTCCATGTGGTACCAAAGGTGGTGTTATGATCAGCTTTGATAAGATAGAG GTCGTCAATCGGCTTCGTAAAAGTTTCGTGTATCAGACTTTGCATGAATATGGCGTTTATTATGACAAGACATGGATATATGATAAGATTCATCATGAGATAAATCAGTTTTGCAGTGCTCATTCTCTGCAGCAAGTTTATATTGACATGTTTGATCAG ATTGATGAAAAAGTGAAAGATTCCATTCAAGCCGACTGTACACGTTATGCTCCTGGTATTGAGATCATTAGTGTTCGTGTTACAAAACCAAACATCCCTGTGAGCATTAAACGGAATTTTGAACTGATGGAGGAGGAACGCACTAAG GCACTGATAGCCATAGAGAAACAGAAGGTTGCAGAGAAGGAGGCCGAGACTCAGAAAAAGATAGCATTATCAGAAGCAGAGAAGATTGCACAGGTCAGCCAGATTCAAATGGAACAGAAGCTAATGGAAAAGAACAGTGCAAAGAGGCAGGAGGAAATCGAGAATGAGATGTACATTGCACGTGAAAAGAGCCAAGCAGATGCTAACTTTTACAG AGTGATGAAGGAAGCTGAAGCCAATAGATTGAAGCTCACACCTGAATTTCTTGAGCTCAAATTCATTGAAGCCATTGCAAATAATTCAAAAATTTTCTTCGGGGAGAAG GTACCCAATATGGTAATGGATCAGAGACTATTGGGCAACTATCTCGATGGCATTTCAAAGAAAGGTCGAGGGGATGTATAG
- the LOC103981425 gene encoding uncharacterized protein LOC103981425 isoform X2: MDPPQGSPQSSPDAQGSRQRPMDASQGLRQPLMDIPQGSRQPRQQQYQPRRPDPPSGGDSIFNAVVTIFLFVLVLLVSSSTTGSSLSILHQVPEGHVGVYWRGGALLEATTDPGFHWKLPLITQFEPIQVTIQTDQVRDIPCGTKGGVMISFDKIEVVNRLRKSFVYQTLHEYGVYYDKTWIYDKIHHEINQFCSAHSLQQVYIDMFDQIDEKVKDSIQADCTRYAPGIEIISVRVTKPNIPVSIKRNFELMEEERTKALIAIEKQKVAEKEAETQKKIALSEAEKIAQVSQIQMEQKLMEKNSAKRQEEIENEMYIAREKSQADANFYRVMKEAEANRLKLTPEFLELKFIEAIANNSKIFFGEKVPNMVMDQRLLGNYLDGISKKGRGDV, encoded by the exons ATGGATCCGCCACAGGGGTCGCCGCAGTCGTCGCCGGACGCGCAAGGCTCGCGGCAGCGGCCGATGGATGCGTCGCAGGGTCTTCGGCAGCCGCTGATGGACATACCGCAAGGTTCGCGACAGCCGCGGCAGCAGCAGTATCAGCCGAGGAGGCCAGACCCTCCGTCCGGTGGCGATAGCATCTTCAACGCAGTGGTTACGATTTTCTTGTTCGTGTTG GTATTGTTGGTATCATCATCAACAACAGGCTCAAGTCTCTCCATCTTGCATCAAGTTCCTGAAGGTCACGTTGGGGTATATTGGAGGGGTGGTGCCCTTTTAGAGGCAACTACTGATCCAG GTTTTCATTGGAAGTTGCCATTGATTACCCAGTTTGAACCCATACAAGTGACTATTCAAACTGATCAG GTTAGAGACATTCCATGTGGTACCAAAGGTGGTGTTATGATCAGCTTTGATAAGATAGAG GTCGTCAATCGGCTTCGTAAAAGTTTCGTGTATCAGACTTTGCATGAATATGGCGTTTATTATGACAAGACATGGATATATGATAAGATTCATCATGAGATAAATCAGTTTTGCAGTGCTCATTCTCTGCAGCAAGTTTATATTGACATGTTTGATCAG ATTGATGAAAAAGTGAAAGATTCCATTCAAGCCGACTGTACACGTTATGCTCCTGGTATTGAGATCATTAGTGTTCGTGTTACAAAACCAAACATCCCTGTGAGCATTAAACGGAATTTTGAACTGATGGAGGAGGAACGCACTAAG GCACTGATAGCCATAGAGAAACAGAAGGTTGCAGAGAAGGAGGCCGAGACTCAGAAAAAGATAGCATTATCAGAAGCAGAGAAGATTGCACAGGTCAGCCAGATTCAAATGGAACAGAAGCTAATGGAAAAGAACAGTGCAAAGAGGCAGGAGGAAATCGAGAATGAGATGTACATTGCACGTGAAAAGAGCCAAGCAGATGCTAACTTTTACAG AGTGATGAAGGAAGCTGAAGCCAATAGATTGAAGCTCACACCTGAATTTCTTGAGCTCAAATTCATTGAAGCCATTGCAAATAATTCAAAAATTTTCTTCGGGGAGAAG GTACCCAATATGGTAATGGATCAGAGACTATTGGGCAACTATCTCGATGGCATTTCAAAGAAAGGTCGAGGGGATGTATAG
- the LOC103981425 gene encoding uncharacterized protein LOC103981425 isoform X3 produces the protein MDPPQGSPQSSPDAQGSRQRPMDASQGLRQPLMDIPQGSRQPRQQQYQPRRPDPPSGGDSIFNAVVTIFLFVLVVVLLVSSSTTGSSLSILHQVPEGHVGVYWRGGALLEATTDPGFHWKLPLITQFEPIQVTIQTDQVRDIPCGTKGGVMISFDKIEVVNRLRKSFVYQTLHEYGVYYDKTWIYDKIHHEINQFCSAHSLQQVYIDMFDQALIAIEKQKVAEKEAETQKKIALSEAEKIAQVSQIQMEQKLMEKNSAKRQEEIENEMYIAREKSQADANFYRVMKEAEANRLKLTPEFLELKFIEAIANNSKIFFGEKVPNMVMDQRLLGNYLDGISKKGRGDV, from the exons ATGGATCCGCCACAGGGGTCGCCGCAGTCGTCGCCGGACGCGCAAGGCTCGCGGCAGCGGCCGATGGATGCGTCGCAGGGTCTTCGGCAGCCGCTGATGGACATACCGCAAGGTTCGCGACAGCCGCGGCAGCAGCAGTATCAGCCGAGGAGGCCAGACCCTCCGTCCGGTGGCGATAGCATCTTCAACGCAGTGGTTACGATTTTCTTGTTCGTGTTGGTAGTG GTATTGTTGGTATCATCATCAACAACAGGCTCAAGTCTCTCCATCTTGCATCAAGTTCCTGAAGGTCACGTTGGGGTATATTGGAGGGGTGGTGCCCTTTTAGAGGCAACTACTGATCCAG GTTTTCATTGGAAGTTGCCATTGATTACCCAGTTTGAACCCATACAAGTGACTATTCAAACTGATCAG GTTAGAGACATTCCATGTGGTACCAAAGGTGGTGTTATGATCAGCTTTGATAAGATAGAG GTCGTCAATCGGCTTCGTAAAAGTTTCGTGTATCAGACTTTGCATGAATATGGCGTTTATTATGACAAGACATGGATATATGATAAGATTCATCATGAGATAAATCAGTTTTGCAGTGCTCATTCTCTGCAGCAAGTTTATATTGACATGTTTGATCAG GCACTGATAGCCATAGAGAAACAGAAGGTTGCAGAGAAGGAGGCCGAGACTCAGAAAAAGATAGCATTATCAGAAGCAGAGAAGATTGCACAGGTCAGCCAGATTCAAATGGAACAGAAGCTAATGGAAAAGAACAGTGCAAAGAGGCAGGAGGAAATCGAGAATGAGATGTACATTGCACGTGAAAAGAGCCAAGCAGATGCTAACTTTTACAG AGTGATGAAGGAAGCTGAAGCCAATAGATTGAAGCTCACACCTGAATTTCTTGAGCTCAAATTCATTGAAGCCATTGCAAATAATTCAAAAATTTTCTTCGGGGAGAAG GTACCCAATATGGTAATGGATCAGAGACTATTGGGCAACTATCTCGATGGCATTTCAAAGAAAGGTCGAGGGGATGTATAG